A single region of the Nicotiana sylvestris chromosome 6, ASM39365v2, whole genome shotgun sequence genome encodes:
- the LOC138871430 gene encoding uncharacterized protein: MHDFIMAEDYELWDVICDGPFVPVKVLDEFPFSKDKTSKEYTEADKKAMEKNFRAKKILVYGLGPKEYNKISTYDTAKEIWEALQTAHEGTTQVKQDKPNTGDSSMMAVEGEEIGYDSTLAWMAQ, from the coding sequence ATGCATGATTTCATCATGGCTGAGGATTATGAGCTATGGGATGTCATTTGCGATGGTCCGTTTGTTCCAGTTAAGGTACTAGATGAATttccattttcaaaggataaaactAGCAAAGAATACActgaagcagacaagaaagcgATGGAAAAGAactttcgtgccaagaaaattctaGTATATGGATTGGGACCTAAAGAGTACAACAAAATCTCTACCTACGACACTGCTAAGGAAATATGGGAGGCTTTGCAAACAGCTCATGagggaactacacaagtaaaacaagATAAACCTAATactggtgatagttccatgatggcagttgaaggaGAGGAGATTGGATATGACTCAACGCTTGCTTGGATGGCTCAATAA